The Streptomyces sp. NBC_00597 DNA segment GACCGTCGCCGAGTCCCTCACCATGTTCGAGCCCGTCGTGGCCCGCGCCAAGGAGGGCGGGGCGCACGTCCGCGGCTACCTCTCCATGTGCTTCGGCGACCCGTGGGAGGGTGCGGTACCGGTCCACCAGGTGGTCCGCGTGGCCAAGGCCCTGTTGGACCTCGGCTGCGACGAGCTGAGCCTCGGCGACACCATCGGCGTCGCCACCCCGGGTCATGTCCAGGCCCTCCTCGGCGAGCTCAACGAGGAGGGCGTGCCGACCGACCGGATCGGCGTGCACTTCCACGACACCTACGGCCAGGCCCTGTCCAACACCCTCGCCGCGCTCCAGCACGGGGTGACCACCGTCGACGCCTCCGCGGGCGGCCTCGGCGGATGCCCGTACGCGAAGAGCGCCACCGGCAACCTCGCCACCGAGGACCTGGTGTGGATGCTGCAGGGTCTCGGCATCGACACCGGTGTCGACCTGGCCGCCCTCACCGCCACGAGCGTGTGGATGGCCGAACAGCTGGGCCGCCCCAGCCCCTCCCGTACCGTCCGCGCCCTCTCCCACAAGGAGTAACGAAGATCATGGCCCTCGACCACCGGCTCACCCCCGAGCACGAGGAACTCCGCCGTACTGTCGAGGCGTTCGCGCACGACGTGATCGCCCCCAAGATCGGCGATCTGTACGAGCGGCACGAGTTCCCCTACGAGATCGTCCGCGAGATGGGCCGCATGGGCCTGTTCGGCCTGCCCTTCCCGGAGGAGTACGGCGGCATGGGCGGCGACTACCTCGCCCTCGGCATCGCCCTGGAGGAGCTGGCCCGCGTCGACTCCTCGGTCGCGATCACGCTGGAGGCGGGCGTCTCGCTCGGCGCCATGCCCATCTATCTGT contains these protein-coding regions:
- a CDS encoding hydroxymethylglutaryl-CoA lyase, encoding MTVPAPGLPARVRIHEVGARDGLQNEKTTVPTEVKAEFVHRLAAAGLTTVEATSFVHPKWVPQLADAEQLFPLLGDVEADLPVLVPNERGLDRALALGATRIAVFGSATETFASRNLNRTVAESLTMFEPVVARAKEGGAHVRGYLSMCFGDPWEGAVPVHQVVRVAKALLDLGCDELSLGDTIGVATPGHVQALLGELNEEGVPTDRIGVHFHDTYGQALSNTLAALQHGVTTVDASAGGLGGCPYAKSATGNLATEDLVWMLQGLGIDTGVDLAALTATSVWMAEQLGRPSPSRTVRALSHKE